A genomic stretch from Longimicrobium sp. includes:
- a CDS encoding DUF3320 domain-containing protein, with protein MLPDTAADDARVAASIDHWKRKLLDLSKRNRALNFRMTRVSTIAVVDERPAEVFHRLYLAEKPMRFRAAVPEPETAAAASEPAIPAEPAVTEAGVETDDEAMPQAAGYAPYEAAALHEKHRDDTLQTSSPADKLDHSLRRIDAQAIETQEEQGVNTLFMALGMLHYRESADSDQTLRAPLVLLPVALKRASAAAGYTVTATDDDPIVNPALAEHLRRGFGVVLPELPDPATIADDYDLQAFFQAVTEAVKGQVGWQVTTEVYLGLFAFQKFVMYKDLEANGLAFGTHRLVRQLVTRKGGDLSQLPEDVRTMQLDADFPPERTAQVVDADGSQLRAIAAVARGHDLVLEGPPGTGKSQTITNLIAQALADGRSVLFVAEKMAALSVVHERMVRAGLGELCLELHSGKTNKRAVVKEIARAVDASLQRPRPPEGAAARLPAVRGALTAYTEAVHTPFGAAGFTPFRGFGELLALKDAPRVRLERPIDTVTREELDAAVRDLEELARAAAETGDPARHPWRDSARTFWPEDDLESARAMIRELRAHLAEAARLAGEVAAGFGLPPVKTLSDVDTAVRVAAVVGRSPGAPLAVLRSDAWNAPPREALELAALGRRVKELRERVLSRLGPDVLTAEHGDDAAFMEAKESSPFRFLNFLSGRHRMLKRRWLALRLPGYTATLLEQADEMRKSDELRRERAALAVGDVHGRQLFGALWNGEDSDWEALEGYVRWVVEFRGVCVAHGLDEKAAELAARAAPDVSLSQALARAAEGARQALAGLRVRAEWPLDYLAGAPLEELIARAAALDEGWVLAPRWAAFEMVRQRVAAGVAGELVAPALAGEVAWTDLSRAFRRAFHAKWTAAAVAEREPLRQFATLTHEQRAAEFRELDEAVLRENRDALIGRMREAVQARLREPAAREGMPFLQREMAKERRHAPLRKTLRSAGAAIRAIKPCFMMSPLTVAQLLDGDRPSFDLVIFDEASQLPSEDAVGSIVRGAQLVVVGDPKQLPPTNFFAVMSGQAEAPAADDGTPVLEDTESVLEEFMGAGVPRTRLRWHYRSTHESLITFSNVSFYDAELHTFPSVETATHSAGLVFELVPDGVYEGKGLNLVEARRVADEVVRHARETPDLSLGVGTFNLRQQLAIQDELELRRREDPSLEAFFARSNTEPFFVKNLENIQGDERDVILLSVTYARGRDGKLRHNFGPINGENGWRRLNVLTTRARQRMVVFASMRGDDINPAATTSRGAALLREFLLYAEHGRLDSATASAAADTDSPFEREVLAELTQRGLHLQPQVGVAGYRIDFGVIDHEAPGRYVCGIECDGVAYHSSETARDRDRLRQQVLERRGWEIHRIWSTDWFKDREGQIERILRKVEESRTRARTAPAQLQVDRIVSAPEPAEEPTQAAAPDDAGDAPASIAATPYRMADTTPRHAGTELAAAPDAELLRAITVVVEAEAPLHVDDLVSRVAAMWDVPRAGSRMVARVMDALSAAERAGRVHVRGDFVWGADGAVTVRSRAGTRIPAERIAPEEYREAVLAVLRTGDGLPRRELASEVCGLLGFSRTGPRLEEAVGAALDALLAEGTIGEGSTGVRLRA; from the coding sequence ATGCTCCCCGACACCGCCGCCGACGACGCCCGCGTCGCCGCTTCGATCGATCACTGGAAGCGCAAGCTGCTGGACCTGAGCAAGCGCAACCGCGCGCTCAACTTCAGGATGACGCGCGTCTCCACCATCGCCGTGGTGGACGAGCGGCCGGCCGAGGTCTTCCACCGCCTCTACCTGGCCGAGAAGCCCATGCGCTTCCGCGCCGCCGTGCCGGAGCCGGAGACCGCAGCCGCCGCGTCCGAGCCGGCAATCCCAGCCGAGCCTGCCGTGACGGAGGCTGGGGTGGAGACGGATGACGAGGCGATGCCGCAGGCGGCGGGGTACGCGCCGTACGAGGCCGCGGCGCTCCACGAGAAGCACCGCGACGACACCCTCCAGACCAGCTCGCCCGCGGACAAGCTGGACCACTCCCTCCGCCGCATCGACGCGCAGGCCATCGAGACCCAGGAAGAGCAGGGGGTCAACACGCTCTTCATGGCGCTCGGGATGCTGCACTACCGCGAGTCCGCCGATTCGGACCAGACGCTGCGCGCGCCGCTCGTCCTGCTGCCGGTCGCTTTGAAGCGCGCCTCAGCGGCCGCCGGGTACACGGTGACGGCCACGGATGACGATCCCATCGTCAACCCCGCCCTCGCCGAGCACCTGCGCCGCGGCTTCGGCGTGGTGCTCCCCGAGCTTCCGGACCCCGCCACCATCGCGGACGACTACGACCTGCAGGCGTTCTTTCAGGCGGTCACGGAGGCAGTGAAGGGGCAGGTGGGGTGGCAGGTGACGACGGAGGTGTACCTGGGCCTCTTTGCCTTCCAGAAGTTCGTGATGTACAAGGACCTGGAGGCGAACGGCCTCGCGTTCGGCACGCACCGGCTCGTGCGGCAGCTCGTCACGCGCAAGGGCGGCGACCTGTCGCAGCTGCCTGAGGACGTGCGCACGATGCAGCTCGACGCCGACTTTCCGCCCGAGCGCACCGCGCAGGTGGTGGACGCGGACGGGAGCCAGCTTCGCGCGATCGCCGCCGTGGCGCGCGGGCACGACCTGGTGCTGGAGGGGCCGCCGGGGACGGGGAAGTCGCAGACCATCACCAACCTGATCGCGCAGGCGCTGGCGGATGGGCGGTCGGTGCTGTTCGTGGCCGAGAAGATGGCCGCCCTCTCCGTGGTGCACGAGCGGATGGTGCGCGCGGGGCTGGGCGAGCTCTGCCTGGAGCTGCACTCCGGCAAGACCAACAAGCGCGCCGTGGTGAAGGAGATCGCGCGCGCCGTCGACGCATCGCTCCAGCGCCCGCGCCCGCCCGAAGGTGCGGCGGCGCGCCTGCCCGCCGTGCGCGGTGCGCTTACGGCGTACACGGAGGCGGTGCACACTCCATTCGGCGCGGCGGGCTTCACCCCGTTCCGCGGCTTCGGAGAGCTGCTCGCGCTGAAAGATGCGCCGCGCGTGCGCCTGGAGCGCCCCATCGACACCGTCACGCGCGAGGAGCTGGACGCCGCCGTTCGCGACCTGGAGGAGCTGGCCCGCGCCGCCGCCGAGACGGGCGACCCCGCACGCCACCCCTGGCGCGACTCCGCGCGCACCTTTTGGCCGGAGGACGACCTGGAATCCGCGCGCGCCATGATCCGCGAGCTGCGCGCCCACCTCGCCGAGGCCGCACGTCTCGCGGGCGAGGTGGCGGCGGGCTTCGGCCTGCCTCCCGTGAAGACGCTGTCGGACGTGGACACGGCGGTGCGCGTGGCCGCCGTCGTCGGTCGCTCGCCGGGCGCGCCGCTGGCCGTGCTGCGCAGCGACGCCTGGAACGCGCCGCCGCGCGAGGCGCTGGAGCTGGCGGCGCTCGGCAGGCGGGTGAAGGAGTTGCGCGAGCGGGTCCTTTCGCGCCTCGGGCCGGACGTGCTCACGGCCGAGCACGGAGACGACGCCGCGTTCATGGAGGCGAAGGAGAGCTCCCCCTTCCGCTTCCTCAACTTCCTCAGCGGCCGCCACCGCATGCTCAAGCGGCGCTGGCTCGCCCTGCGCCTCCCTGGCTACACGGCCACGCTGCTGGAACAGGCGGACGAGATGCGGAAGTCGGACGAGCTGCGGCGCGAGCGTGCCGCGCTGGCGGTGGGTGATGTCCACGGCAGGCAGCTCTTCGGCGCGCTCTGGAACGGCGAAGATTCGGATTGGGAGGCGCTGGAGGGATACGTGCGCTGGGTGGTGGAGTTCCGCGGCGTCTGCGTGGCGCACGGGCTGGATGAAAAGGCCGCCGAGCTGGCTGCGCGCGCCGCGCCGGACGTCTCACTCTCGCAGGCGCTGGCGCGGGCGGCGGAGGGTGCGCGCCAGGCGCTGGCGGGGCTGCGAGTGCGTGCGGAGTGGCCGCTCGACTACCTGGCCGGCGCGCCGCTGGAGGAGCTGATCGCGCGCGCCGCGGCACTTGACGAGGGATGGGTCCTGGCGCCGCGCTGGGCCGCGTTCGAGATGGTGAGGCAGCGCGTGGCGGCTGGAGTGGCGGGGGAGCTGGTCGCACCCGCGCTGGCGGGGGAGGTGGCGTGGACGGATCTCTCTCGCGCATTCCGCCGCGCCTTCCACGCGAAGTGGACGGCCGCCGCGGTGGCGGAGCGCGAGCCGCTGCGCCAGTTCGCCACGCTCACCCACGAGCAGCGCGCCGCCGAGTTCCGCGAGCTGGACGAGGCGGTGCTGCGCGAGAACCGCGACGCGCTGATCGGCCGCATGCGCGAGGCGGTGCAGGCGCGCCTCCGCGAGCCCGCCGCGCGCGAGGGGATGCCCTTCCTTCAGCGCGAGATGGCGAAGGAACGCCGTCACGCCCCGCTGCGCAAGACGCTGCGCTCGGCCGGCGCCGCCATCCGCGCCATCAAGCCGTGCTTCATGATGAGCCCGCTCACCGTGGCGCAGCTGCTGGACGGCGACCGCCCGTCCTTCGACCTGGTGATCTTTGACGAGGCCAGCCAGCTCCCCTCGGAGGACGCGGTGGGCTCCATCGTGCGCGGCGCGCAGCTGGTGGTGGTGGGCGATCCCAAACAGCTCCCGCCCACCAACTTCTTTGCCGTGATGTCCGGCCAGGCGGAGGCCCCCGCGGCCGACGACGGCACCCCCGTCCTGGAAGACACCGAAAGCGTGCTGGAGGAGTTCATGGGCGCGGGCGTCCCCCGCACGCGCCTGCGCTGGCACTACCGCAGCACGCACGAGTCGCTGATCACCTTCTCCAACGTCTCGTTCTACGACGCGGAGCTGCACACCTTCCCCAGCGTGGAGACGGCGACGCACTCCGCCGGGCTGGTGTTCGAGCTGGTGCCGGATGGCGTGTACGAGGGGAAGGGGCTCAACCTGGTGGAGGCGCGCCGTGTGGCCGACGAGGTGGTGCGCCACGCCCGTGAGACGCCCGATCTGTCGCTGGGCGTCGGCACCTTCAACCTTCGCCAGCAGCTCGCCATCCAGGACGAGCTGGAGCTGCGCCGCCGCGAAGACCCGTCGCTGGAGGCCTTTTTCGCGCGCAGCAACACGGAGCCCTTCTTCGTCAAGAACCTGGAGAACATCCAGGGCGACGAGCGCGACGTCATCCTGCTGAGCGTGACCTACGCCCGCGGGCGCGACGGCAAGCTGCGCCACAACTTCGGCCCCATCAACGGCGAGAACGGCTGGCGGCGCCTCAACGTCCTCACCACCCGCGCGCGCCAGCGGATGGTGGTCTTCGCATCCATGCGCGGCGACGACATCAACCCCGCCGCCACCACTTCGCGCGGCGCCGCCCTCCTGCGCGAGTTCCTCCTGTACGCCGAGCACGGCCGCCTGGACAGCGCCACCGCCAGCGCGGCCGCGGACACCGATTCGCCCTTTGAGCGCGAGGTGCTCGCCGAGCTCACGCAGCGCGGGCTCCACCTTCAGCCGCAGGTGGGCGTCGCGGGCTACCGCATCGACTTCGGGGTGATCGACCATGAGGCGCCCGGCCGATACGTCTGCGGAATCGAGTGCGACGGCGTGGCCTACCACTCCTCCGAGACCGCACGCGACCGCGACCGCCTCCGCCAGCAGGTGCTGGAGCGGCGCGGCTGGGAGATCCACCGCATCTGGTCCACCGACTGGTTCAAGGACCGCGAGGGCCAGATCGAGCGCATCCTGCGCAAGGTGGAGGAGTCGCGCACCCGTGCCCGCACCGCCCCCGCGCAGCTGCAAGTCGACCGCATCGTCTCCGCCCCCGAGCCCGCCGAGGAGCCCACGCAGGCAGCCGCACCCGATGACGCCGGTGACGCCCCCGCAAGCATCGCCGCCACGCCGTACCGGATGGCCGACACGACCCCGCGCCACGCCGGCACCGAGCTAGCCGCCGCCCCCGACGCCGAGCTCCTCCGCGCCATCACCGTCGTCGTGGAAGCCGAGGCGCCGCTGCACGTGGACGATCTCGTGTCTCGCGTCGCGGCGATGTGGGACGTGCCGCGCGCCGGGAGCCGGATGGTTGCGCGGGTGATGGACGCGCTCTCCGCGGCCGAACGCGCGGGCCGCGTGCACGTGCGCGGCGACTTCGTGTGGGGCGCGGACGGCGCGGTGACGGTCCGCTCGCGCGCCGGCACCCGCATCCCCGCCGAGCGGATCGCGCCGGAGGAGTATCGCGAGGCCGTCCTTGCCGTCCTGCGCACGGGCGACGGCCTGCCGCGCCGCGAGCTGGCGAGCGAAGTGTGTGGTCTGCTGGGCTTCAGCCGCACCGGCCCGCGCCTGGAGGAAGCCGTCGGCGCCGCCCTCGACGCCCTCCTCGCCGAAGGCACCATCGGCGAGGGCAGCACCGGTGTCCGCCTGCGCGCATAG
- a CDS encoding Ig-like domain-containing protein has product MYKPLITALVLAALAACGGGGAATTPTENGTGNGGEITAPAGLTLSHTTASVAAGGTLQLSATPVNASGTAMSGLPAPTWTTSDAAVATVSGSGVVTGVGAGTATITASLTAAGATRTAGVQVTVTRPAGATFASLALSPASGAVAAGSTLPLAATPRDGSGQAMSGLPAAAFTTSNASVATVSPAGLVTGVAAGTATITASLTSGGVTHTATATITVTASAPPPGGGGSSSATVQGLEHAFSPASVTITPGGTVTWTMVDDEHDVTWTGAAPPGGNIPKMDEGRSVSRTFPTAGTYTYRCARHENHNETGTVIVQGGTSSAVFTSVSVVPGAPGVAVGSTAQLLATPLDQNGQPMSGLPAATWTTSDATRATVSGTGVVTGVAAGSATITASITSGGVTRTGSATVSVTAGGGTTPPPPPPPGNSSATVTTPGETFAPQAVTIAAGGTVTWQISGATHNVTFNGAAPAGGNIPDTRSGNIARQFTTAGSYDYQCTRHSGMTGRVVVQ; this is encoded by the coding sequence ATGTACAAGCCCTTGATCACCGCGCTGGTCCTCGCCGCGCTGGCCGCATGCGGCGGCGGCGGGGCGGCCACGACGCCGACGGAGAACGGGACCGGCAATGGAGGCGAGATCACCGCCCCCGCCGGACTCACGCTGAGCCACACCACCGCCAGCGTCGCCGCCGGCGGCACCCTGCAGCTATCCGCCACACCCGTGAACGCCTCGGGGACCGCCATGAGCGGGCTCCCGGCGCCCACGTGGACCACCAGCGACGCCGCCGTGGCCACGGTCAGCGGCAGCGGCGTCGTCACCGGCGTGGGAGCCGGAACGGCCACCATCACCGCCAGCCTCACCGCCGCCGGGGCCACGCGCACCGCCGGCGTGCAGGTGACAGTGACGCGGCCCGCGGGCGCCACCTTCGCCTCGCTTGCCCTGTCGCCCGCATCGGGCGCGGTGGCGGCGGGGTCGACGCTGCCCCTCGCCGCCACCCCGCGCGACGGGAGCGGCCAGGCGATGTCGGGTCTGCCGGCCGCCGCCTTCACCACCAGCAACGCGTCGGTGGCCACCGTGAGCCCCGCGGGCCTGGTCACCGGCGTGGCTGCGGGAACGGCGACGATCACGGCATCGCTCACCTCGGGCGGCGTCACGCACACGGCGACGGCCACGATCACCGTCACCGCGAGCGCGCCACCCCCGGGCGGCGGCGGAAGCAGCAGCGCGACGGTTCAGGGGCTGGAGCACGCGTTCTCGCCCGCCAGCGTCACCATCACCCCGGGCGGCACGGTGACGTGGACGATGGTGGACGACGAGCACGACGTCACCTGGACGGGCGCGGCGCCTCCGGGGGGCAACATCCCCAAGATGGACGAGGGCAGGTCCGTCTCGCGCACCTTCCCCACGGCGGGCACCTACACGTACCGCTGCGCGCGACACGAGAACCACAACGAGACGGGCACCGTCATCGTACAGGGCGGGACCTCATCGGCGGTGTTCACCTCGGTGTCGGTGGTGCCGGGCGCGCCAGGCGTCGCCGTGGGATCCACCGCGCAGCTCCTGGCGACGCCGCTCGACCAGAACGGCCAGCCGATGTCCGGTCTGCCCGCCGCCACCTGGACCACCAGCGACGCAACCCGCGCCACCGTCAGCGGCACGGGCGTCGTCACGGGCGTGGCGGCGGGGAGCGCGACGATCACCGCCTCCATCACCTCCGGTGGCGTCACGCGCACGGGATCGGCGACGGTCAGCGTGACCGCGGGCGGGGGCACGACTCCGCCTCCTCCGCCGCCGCCGGGCAACTCGTCCGCAACGGTCACCACGCCGGGCGAAACGTTCGCGCCGCAGGCGGTCACCATCGCGGCGGGCGGCACGGTGACGTGGCAGATCAGCGGGGCCACGCACAACGTCACCTTCAACGGCGCGGCGCCCGCGGGCGGCAACATCCCGGACACCCGCAGCGGCAACATCGCGCGCCAGTTCACCACCGCGGGAAGCTACGACTACCAGTGCACGCGGCACTCGGGCATGACGGGGCGCGTCGTCGTCCAGTGA
- a CDS encoding plastocyanin/azurin family copper-binding protein → MRKTTILAALALAIAPFAVRASADTPPTTHEVKMVMVGSAARFEPASLTIKAGDRVRFVNASGGPHNVSFDPAKVPDDAERALSAGMPAQIQALWGPLVTQANGVYTISFAGVKPGRYEFFCMPHMAMGMKGVLTVQ, encoded by the coding sequence ATGCGCAAAACGACCATCCTCGCGGCACTCGCCCTGGCCATCGCCCCCTTCGCCGTCCGTGCGTCGGCGGACACGCCTCCCACCACGCACGAGGTGAAGATGGTGATGGTGGGGAGCGCCGCCCGCTTCGAGCCGGCGAGCCTCACCATCAAGGCGGGCGACCGCGTGCGCTTCGTCAACGCCAGCGGCGGCCCGCACAACGTCTCCTTCGATCCGGCGAAGGTGCCGGACGACGCCGAGCGCGCCCTTTCGGCCGGGATGCCGGCGCAGATCCAGGCGCTCTGGGGCCCGCTGGTGACCCAGGCGAACGGCGTCTACACCATCAGCTTCGCCGGGGTGAAGCCGGGCCGCTACGAGTTCTTTTGCATGCCGCACATGGCGATGGGGATGAAGGGAGTCCTCACCGTCCAGTAG
- a CDS encoding cupredoxin family copper-binding protein: MPKPIPAAALILLALSAPAAHAQSLLDRSPNVTGGWVGNSGQLYFNFMHRFTASSAPERKVINVPTFTVAAGLPKRTLVGAHYATNSQLAPRYPNEWELWARHAFFAQDGGAPADVAAQVAYNLAAAGVDGEVTLARRQGPVRLMAAARVLSDPLVAGQTRFAVAGGGTLRISRYLALAGDVATLMDRTPEERMAWSAGLHVALPHTPHSLSLQAANTNAYTLQGSSRGEKEIRYGFEFTIPVTLARWFGGGGAQPAAPAHTAPAAAPSTPSAPATGPVVKAGIRNLAFIPARIEIAAGTTVEWTNTDALAHTVTAVDRSFDSGLIEPGRVWRHTFTAPGTYDFQCTPHPFMKGVVIVK, from the coding sequence GTGCCGAAGCCCATCCCAGCCGCCGCCCTCATCCTCCTCGCGCTGAGCGCCCCCGCGGCGCACGCCCAGTCGCTGCTGGACCGTTCGCCCAACGTGACGGGCGGGTGGGTGGGGAACAGCGGGCAGCTGTACTTCAACTTCATGCACCGCTTCACCGCCAGCTCGGCGCCGGAGCGCAAGGTGATCAACGTCCCCACCTTTACGGTGGCGGCGGGGCTCCCGAAGCGCACGCTGGTGGGCGCCCACTACGCCACCAACTCGCAGCTCGCGCCGCGCTACCCCAACGAATGGGAGCTATGGGCCCGCCACGCCTTCTTTGCGCAGGATGGCGGCGCGCCCGCCGACGTGGCCGCGCAGGTCGCCTACAACCTCGCCGCCGCCGGCGTGGACGGCGAGGTGACGCTGGCCCGGCGCCAGGGCCCGGTGCGCCTGATGGCCGCCGCGCGCGTCCTCTCCGATCCGCTGGTGGCCGGCCAGACGCGCTTCGCTGTGGCGGGCGGGGGCACGCTGCGCATCTCGCGCTACCTGGCGCTCGCCGGCGACGTGGCGACGCTCATGGACCGCACGCCGGAGGAGCGGATGGCGTGGAGCGCGGGGCTGCACGTAGCCCTTCCCCACACGCCGCACTCGCTCTCGCTGCAGGCGGCCAACACCAACGCGTACACGCTGCAGGGCTCGTCGCGCGGTGAGAAGGAGATCCGCTACGGCTTCGAGTTCACCATCCCTGTGACGCTGGCCCGCTGGTTCGGCGGCGGCGGCGCGCAGCCGGCCGCCCCAGCGCACACCGCCCCCGCCGCCGCTCCGTCCACCCCGTCTGCGCCAGCGACGGGCCCGGTGGTGAAAGCCGGGATACGCAACCTGGCCTTCATCCCCGCGCGCATCGAGATCGCGGCGGGGACGACGGTGGAATGGACGAACACGGACGCGCTGGCGCACACGGTGACGGCGGTGGACCGCTCCTTCGACTCGGGGCTGATCGAGCCGGGGCGGGTGTGGCGGCACACCTTCACCGCGCCTGGCACCTACGACTTCCAGTGCACCCCGCACCCCTTCATGAAGGGAGTGGTGATCGTCAAATGA
- a CDS encoding cupredoxin family copper-binding protein, translating into MTIKSIYSFGCAAFATTVVAASLGGCFSERVAGSTGGSAAELCGGTQPNVVRIRDFAFGPGELRVRPGTRVIFANCDAVQHSSTSDAEGAGSWDSGLISPNTTFEHTFTQAGRFPYHCEPHPSMKGTIVVE; encoded by the coding sequence ATGACCATCAAATCGATTTACAGCTTCGGCTGCGCGGCCTTTGCCACGACGGTCGTGGCGGCATCGCTGGGCGGGTGCTTCTCCGAGCGTGTGGCGGGGAGCACAGGCGGGAGCGCGGCCGAGCTCTGCGGCGGCACGCAGCCCAACGTGGTGCGCATCCGCGACTTCGCCTTCGGCCCCGGCGAGCTGCGCGTGCGCCCTGGCACGCGCGTCATCTTCGCCAACTGCGACGCCGTCCAGCACTCCTCCACCTCCGACGCCGAGGGTGCCGGGAGCTGGGACTCGGGCCTGATCTCCCCCAACACCACCTTTGAGCACACCTTCACCCAGGCCGGCCGCTTCCCCTACCACTGCGAGCCGCACCCGTCGATGAAGGGGACGATCGTGGTGGAGTAG
- a CDS encoding sigma-54 dependent transcriptional regulator, producing MTTDTPRILIIDDDRAFRVGTGALLADEGYAVDAAPGGDEGLERLRSDHYDMVLLDLKMEGRTGLSVLQELRVSGNDVPVLMLTGYATVDSAVQALKLGADDYLTKPCDNQVLRQKIRTVLARREPVLGAGARRLVATTTKMREVLRAISRVAPTESTVLLRGETGSGKEVIARALHEESPRRARAFVAVNCSSLAEGLLESELFGHARGAFTGAVTDRKGLFEEANAGTLFLDEIGDVSPAMQAKLLRVLQEREVVRVGTSRPVSVDVRVVAATHQDLEAMVEEGRFRKDLYFRLKVFQIRVPPLRDHPDDIPALVAAALARWNERSEASRRVAGISDEAMELLTAYDWPGNVRELMAAAEYSCIVCEGGRILPCHLPEEIREGAGTFATGDGRKPGAVDSRPESGRRYQAPDSDAEREAIRSALEEANGNRTKAAAALGMGRTTLWQKLKEYGL from the coding sequence TTGACGACCGATACACCACGCATCCTCATCATCGACGACGACCGCGCGTTCCGCGTGGGGACCGGCGCGCTCCTGGCCGACGAAGGGTACGCCGTGGATGCGGCGCCCGGCGGCGACGAGGGGCTGGAGAGGCTGCGCAGCGACCACTACGACATGGTGCTGCTGGACCTGAAGATGGAGGGCCGCACCGGGCTTTCCGTGCTCCAGGAGCTGCGCGTCTCCGGCAACGACGTGCCCGTGCTTATGCTGACCGGCTACGCCACGGTGGACAGTGCGGTGCAGGCGCTCAAGCTGGGCGCGGACGACTACCTGACCAAGCCCTGCGACAACCAGGTGCTTCGCCAGAAGATCCGCACCGTGCTCGCCCGGCGCGAGCCGGTGCTGGGCGCCGGAGCTCGCCGGCTGGTGGCGACCACCACCAAGATGCGCGAGGTGCTCCGCGCCATCTCCCGCGTCGCCCCCACGGAGAGCACCGTGCTGCTGCGCGGCGAGACGGGTTCGGGAAAGGAGGTCATAGCCCGGGCCCTGCACGAGGAAAGCCCGCGGCGGGCGCGGGCTTTCGTGGCGGTCAACTGCTCGTCGCTGGCGGAGGGGCTGCTGGAAAGCGAGCTGTTCGGCCACGCGCGCGGCGCCTTCACCGGCGCCGTCACCGACCGCAAGGGCCTCTTCGAGGAGGCCAACGCCGGGACGCTCTTCCTCGACGAGATCGGCGACGTTTCGCCGGCCATGCAGGCCAAGCTCCTGCGCGTGCTGCAGGAGCGCGAGGTGGTGCGGGTGGGGACCTCGCGCCCCGTCTCGGTGGACGTGCGAGTGGTGGCGGCCACGCACCAGGACCTGGAGGCGATGGTGGAGGAGGGGCGCTTCCGAAAGGACCTCTACTTCCGCCTCAAGGTCTTCCAGATCCGCGTGCCGCCGCTGCGCGACCACCCGGACGACATCCCCGCGCTGGTGGCCGCCGCGCTCGCCCGCTGGAACGAGCGCAGCGAAGCCTCCCGCCGCGTGGCCGGCATCTCCGACGAGGCGATGGAGCTCCTGACGGCCTACGACTGGCCGGGCAACGTGCGCGAGCTGATGGCGGCGGCGGAGTACTCGTGCATCGTGTGCGAGGGCGGCCGCATCCTCCCCTGCCACCTGCCCGAGGAGATCCGCGAGGGCGCCGGGACGTTCGCCACTGGCGACGGCCGCAAACCGGGCGCCGTGGATTCACGCCCCGAGAGCGGCCGCCGCTACCAGGCCCCCGACTCCGACGCCGAGCGCGAGGCGATCCGCTCCGCCCTCGAGGAAGCGAACGGCAACCGCACCAAGGCCGCCGCCGCGCTGGGGATGGGGCGCACGACGCTCTGGCAGAAGCTCAAGGAGTACGGGCTGTAG